One genomic segment of Fervidobacterium pennivorans includes these proteins:
- a CDS encoding gluconeogenesis factor YvcK family protein produces the protein MKVVAVGGGTGLSTLLRGLKNYPFDITAVVTITDEGGSSGILREELNVPPPGDIRNNLVALANSESILSTLFNYRFQDGSLKGHSVGNIILAALTKITGSFAEAIAKASDILAIKGRVLPVSLQMARLLAVFEDGTHVVGETNIVEYSKKTKNRIVELKLHEPVRINPEVQKVLEESDAVIFGPGSLYTSVVANLVIEGFQECIKKSHAVKIYISNIMTQPGETFGYTLKNHVKEIERYAGVSVDYIIHSFPPSNEEVLKKYIEKGAEPVKVDIHDNRVITGHYSSIIFEGEYRIRHDSILISEILFNLLNSVKNQKAERKPSDLEVKL, from the coding sequence ATGAAGGTTGTTGCTGTCGGTGGTGGCACTGGCCTTTCAACATTACTAAGAGGTCTAAAAAATTATCCCTTTGATATAACCGCTGTGGTCACAATAACCGATGAAGGCGGAAGTTCTGGAATACTCAGGGAAGAATTAAATGTCCCACCTCCGGGTGATATAAGAAACAACTTAGTAGCACTTGCAAATTCTGAAAGCATCTTGAGCACGTTGTTTAACTATAGATTCCAAGATGGTTCTTTGAAAGGGCACAGCGTTGGTAATATCATTCTGGCGGCATTAACAAAAATTACCGGAAGCTTTGCAGAAGCCATAGCAAAGGCTTCTGATATCCTCGCGATAAAAGGAAGAGTTCTTCCTGTATCATTGCAAATGGCAAGATTGTTAGCTGTTTTCGAAGATGGAACGCACGTGGTCGGTGAAACAAATATTGTTGAATATTCCAAAAAGACAAAGAACCGTATAGTCGAACTGAAACTACACGAGCCTGTGAGAATAAACCCGGAAGTTCAAAAAGTATTAGAAGAAAGCGACGCAGTCATCTTTGGACCTGGGAGCCTGTATACTAGTGTTGTTGCAAATTTAGTTATAGAGGGTTTTCAAGAATGTATCAAAAAGTCACATGCTGTAAAGATATACATAAGCAACATCATGACACAACCAGGAGAAACATTTGGATACACTCTCAAAAACCATGTAAAAGAAATTGAAAGATACGCGGGAGTGTCTGTTGATTACATTATTCACTCATTTCCACCATCGAACGAAGAAGTTCTTAAAAAGTATATCGAAAAAGGTGCTGAACCTGTAAAAGTGGACATTCATGATAATCGTGTAATTACAGGTCACTATTCCTCCATAATATTTGAGGGTGAGTATAGAATTCGTCACGACTCGATTTTAATATCAGAAATATTGTTTAACTTATTGAACTCAGTCAAGAACCAAAAAGCTGAAAGAAAACCATCAGATTTAGAGGTGAAGCTGTGA
- the lysS gene encoding lysine--tRNA ligase, whose protein sequence is MLKDFREQRIREIEELRKIGINPYPYSYPKTHTTEDIKKQFEHLANGEVTDQRVSTAGRIMSIREHGKSAFFHIKDTYGRIQAYVRKDKTENFDFFKEHVTIGDIIGVEGIVFKSNTGEITILVEKFQLLVKPLRPMPEKWHGIKDKEILYRQRYVDMIANDETIKRFRIRSDIIRMIREFLHQKGFYEVETPILQYLTGGASARPFVTHCNALDIDMYLRIATELHLKRFIVGGFDKVYEIGRIFRNEGISYKHHPEFTSIELYQAYADYEDMMNLTEELITYIVEQLFGTTKITYQGQEIDFTRPWRRIKMRDFIKENLGVDILEDSDEKMLSVLRARGVDVEIEDRGHMIEKLWDLVEDRVIQPTFLLEHPVEISPLAKKHREDPRVTERFELIIYGREMANAFSELNDPVDQLERFMNQLKLRDLGDEEAHMLDKDFIRALEYGMPPTGGLGIGIDRLVMLLTDSPNIRDVIAFPLVRPEGDIDIEEIEISEKAEEGGDRV, encoded by the coding sequence TTGCTTAAAGATTTCAGAGAACAGAGAATCAGAGAAATCGAAGAACTTCGAAAGATTGGTATTAACCCTTATCCGTACTCGTATCCGAAAACTCACACCACCGAAGATATAAAGAAACAGTTTGAACATCTTGCTAACGGAGAAGTCACTGACCAGAGAGTATCCACAGCTGGAAGAATAATGTCCATAAGAGAACATGGCAAAAGTGCGTTCTTCCACATTAAAGACACTTACGGTCGTATCCAAGCCTATGTGCGTAAAGATAAGACTGAGAACTTTGATTTCTTCAAAGAACACGTAACAATTGGAGATATCATCGGTGTTGAAGGAATCGTATTCAAGAGTAATACTGGTGAAATTACAATACTTGTTGAAAAGTTCCAGCTCTTAGTCAAACCACTCAGACCTATGCCTGAAAAATGGCATGGTATAAAGGACAAAGAAATTCTATACCGTCAAAGATATGTAGACATGATTGCTAACGACGAAACCATAAAAAGGTTCAGAATACGTTCCGACATAATTAGAATGATACGCGAATTTTTGCACCAGAAAGGGTTCTATGAAGTCGAGACACCTATACTACAATACCTTACAGGTGGTGCTTCTGCACGTCCTTTTGTCACCCACTGTAACGCGTTAGATATCGATATGTACCTGCGAATCGCAACAGAACTACATTTGAAAAGATTCATTGTAGGTGGGTTCGACAAAGTTTACGAAATAGGAAGGATTTTCAGAAACGAAGGTATTTCCTACAAACACCACCCAGAGTTTACTTCCATAGAGCTCTATCAAGCTTACGCAGACTACGAAGACATGATGAACCTCACTGAAGAATTGATAACTTATATTGTTGAGCAACTTTTCGGAACAACGAAAATCACTTACCAAGGTCAGGAAATAGACTTCACAAGACCATGGAGAAGGATAAAGATGAGAGATTTCATAAAGGAAAATCTCGGCGTAGATATACTTGAGGATTCTGACGAAAAGATGCTTTCTGTTCTAAGAGCTCGCGGAGTTGACGTGGAAATTGAAGATAGGGGACACATGATAGAAAAGCTCTGGGACCTTGTGGAAGACAGGGTTATCCAACCAACGTTCCTGCTTGAGCACCCTGTAGAAATTTCACCACTAGCCAAAAAACATCGGGAAGACCCAAGGGTTACTGAACGATTTGAGTTGATAATTTACGGTCGGGAGATGGCAAACGCATTTAGCGAGCTCAACGACCCTGTTGATCAACTCGAAAGGTTTATGAACCAATTAAAATTAAGAGACCTCGGCGATGAAGAAGCGCACATGCTCGATAAGGATTTCATCAGAGCTCTTGAGTATGGAATGCCACCAACAGGTGGACTTGGAATAGGTATCGACAGGCTTGTTATGTTGTTAACAGATAGCCCAAACATACGTGATGTAATAGCATTCCCACTCGTCAGGCCTGAAGGCGATATCGATATAGAAGAAATTGAAATCTCTGAAAAAGCAGAAGAAGGGGGAGATAGAGTATGA
- the rapZ gene encoding RNase adapter RapZ: MKELVILTGYSGAGKSTAAGLLEDLGFFCIDNLPPEVTYQVASLVLPSIDKLAIVIDIRGYMFGNVKKAIAEVKERFPFTKVVFLTATKETLVQRFAHTRRAHPLSKQTTSIMEAIDLEIEMMKDVLEMADIVIDTSQLNPHQLREKLTKLLGNVETKDFTVHIISFGFKYGIPLDADFVFDVRFFPNPFYIPELRPKDGRDKEVKEFLKKVDGVNDYLYQIKSVVSFAISRYSSEGRRELVVAIGCTGGKHRSVYFAEELASQLRKENFKTTIEHRDVTLG, from the coding sequence TTGAAAGAGCTTGTGATATTGACAGGGTACTCGGGAGCGGGTAAGTCCACCGCTGCTGGTTTGCTTGAAGATTTAGGTTTCTTCTGTATAGATAACCTTCCGCCAGAAGTTACATATCAAGTAGCAAGTCTTGTATTGCCTAGCATTGATAAATTAGCAATAGTCATAGACATTCGAGGATATATGTTTGGGAATGTAAAAAAAGCAATTGCAGAGGTCAAAGAGAGATTTCCTTTCACAAAGGTTGTCTTTTTGACTGCAACAAAAGAAACATTGGTCCAGCGGTTCGCACACACTAGGAGAGCTCACCCACTTTCAAAACAAACCACGTCTATAATGGAAGCTATAGACTTGGAAATAGAAATGATGAAAGACGTTCTTGAAATGGCAGATATTGTTATTGATACCTCTCAACTAAATCCCCACCAATTACGAGAAAAATTGACAAAGCTTCTTGGAAACGTCGAAACCAAAGATTTTACCGTACACATTATAAGTTTCGGATTTAAGTATGGAATACCACTTGACGCCGATTTCGTTTTTGATGTTCGGTTCTTCCCCAATCCTTTCTATATCCCCGAACTTCGCCCAAAAGATGGGCGGGACAAAGAAGTAAAAGAATTTTTGAAAAAGGTCGACGGAGTAAACGATTATCTATACCAAATTAAATCCGTTGTCTCCTTTGCTATTAGCAGATACAGTTCAGAAGGCAGAAGAGAATTGGTAGTTGCAATAGGATGCACCGGTGGTAAACACCGGTCTGTTTATTTTGCTGAGGAATTGGCTTCCCAACTTAGAAAAGAAAACTTCAAAACAACAATTGAGCACAGGGATGTGACTCTTGGATGA
- the greA gene encoding transcription elongation factor GreA, translating to MEKVKLTRAGYQKLKEELDQLKRQLMFEIPERIKAARELGDLSENSEYQEAKNEQGRIASRINELEQMLMNAEIIAEAFDSSTVSLGDWVLLKNLETGEELKVQLVNPQEADIFANKISIDSPLGRGINGAKKGQTIKIKAPKGIVKYQVLDITAE from the coding sequence ATGGAAAAAGTTAAGTTGACAAGAGCAGGTTACCAAAAACTCAAAGAAGAACTTGATCAATTAAAACGCCAACTCATGTTTGAAATCCCAGAAAGGATAAAGGCTGCAAGAGAGCTTGGAGACCTTTCGGAAAACTCAGAATACCAAGAAGCAAAGAACGAGCAAGGCCGAATTGCTTCTCGTATTAACGAACTTGAACAAATGCTCATGAACGCTGAAATAATAGCCGAAGCTTTCGATTCATCAACAGTAAGTCTTGGTGACTGGGTACTATTGAAAAACCTTGAAACAGGCGAAGAATTAAAAGTCCAGCTTGTTAATCCACAAGAAGCTGATATATTTGCAAATAAAATCAGCATCGACTCACCACTTGGAAGAGGTATAAACGGTGCAAAAAAGGGTCAAACAATAAAAATCAAAGCACCAAAAGGAATTGTCAAATATCAAGTGTTGGACATAACAGCTGAGTAA
- a CDS encoding peptidylprolyl isomerase, which translates to MSKESKDVKLRRHISKWQQVFIWVIAIAFIAGIALWALAVNYSPAAKKMKRTIEETVGYVTKDGTALKNEAYWVFPENVEEVYGNLLAQYGNPSLDPVIEEPYVKTLITVDLLNKKLMLYYAEVNKIKPDKNKIKEEVKKAIDEAKKDNAKLQQIKAQYGSLTNYEKELTRQKEEELTIQAVKDKLGMVADKEVQDYYNKNKQDIINKYTKAETSYVTFSTKEEMEKFVKSAMEKGVTQAASEASLTMTDYTLNKGTLPKELEKMIFDATSTLVSFPYNGTYFVFNVKSVQKVDTFENFKKSEAFNEILTNLKNEKFGENFKKWKEENKVAFEIRDAVYKTWYEALTAEGKDLLTAYKKLYEQLFTKTEEVRTDIPAEQKAAFLVVADRIAASTDTSFDAVKKDVKEFEKKIVLSIYDQVKGSSLEILRRMKEYFPDKKDVAFDYYTKLYDTIKPYLSVGGAYIVMNQLFEVYQGFADLAEATNVDIKIRADSYYKLYEMNKLLDDPKTAKDYLQKLKELKPDYSINFDSAEKELEDMIKQKEAQATQQSTQTTNESTQTTNTSTQTTTKSTQTANNR; encoded by the coding sequence ATGAGTAAGGAAAGTAAAGATGTAAAACTTAGGAGACATATCAGTAAGTGGCAACAAGTATTCATTTGGGTTATAGCTATTGCTTTTATAGCAGGTATCGCGTTGTGGGCACTCGCTGTCAACTACTCACCAGCAGCAAAAAAGATGAAAAGAACTATCGAAGAAACTGTCGGCTACGTTACTAAAGATGGTACAGCTTTAAAGAACGAAGCATATTGGGTATTCCCAGAAAATGTTGAAGAAGTTTACGGTAACCTTTTAGCTCAATATGGTAATCCATCGCTTGACCCCGTAATCGAGGAACCATATGTCAAAACGTTAATCACTGTCGATTTACTCAACAAAAAATTGATGCTCTACTATGCCGAGGTTAACAAAATCAAACCGGACAAAAACAAAATAAAAGAAGAAGTGAAAAAAGCTATCGATGAAGCAAAGAAGGATAATGCAAAACTCCAACAAATTAAAGCCCAATATGGAAGCCTTACAAACTATGAAAAAGAGCTTACGCGCCAAAAAGAAGAAGAGCTAACAATACAAGCTGTAAAAGACAAACTTGGAATGGTTGCTGACAAAGAAGTCCAGGACTACTACAATAAAAACAAGCAAGATATTATAAACAAATATACAAAAGCAGAGACATCCTATGTCACATTCTCTACCAAAGAAGAGATGGAAAAGTTCGTCAAATCCGCAATGGAAAAAGGTGTAACTCAAGCTGCATCCGAAGCATCTTTGACAATGACAGATTACACTTTGAACAAAGGCACACTTCCCAAAGAGCTCGAAAAAATGATTTTCGATGCTACATCAACACTTGTCTCATTCCCATACAACGGCACTTACTTTGTTTTCAATGTTAAAAGTGTCCAAAAAGTTGACACATTCGAGAACTTCAAAAAATCAGAAGCATTCAACGAAATCCTTACGAACCTAAAGAACGAAAAATTCGGTGAAAACTTCAAGAAATGGAAAGAAGAAAACAAAGTGGCGTTCGAGATAAGGGATGCTGTTTACAAGACATGGTACGAAGCATTAACGGCTGAAGGAAAAGATTTACTTACCGCCTATAAAAAACTCTATGAACAACTCTTCACAAAAACAGAAGAAGTAAGAACCGACATACCAGCCGAGCAAAAAGCAGCATTCTTGGTAGTTGCAGATAGAATCGCAGCTAGCACGGATACGTCATTCGATGCAGTAAAGAAAGATGTTAAAGAATTCGAAAAGAAGATAGTCCTATCCATCTATGACCAGGTAAAAGGTTCTTCTCTCGAAATACTTAGAAGGATGAAAGAATACTTCCCAGACAAGAAAGATGTAGCATTTGATTATTACACTAAATTGTACGACACCATCAAACCATATCTCTCAGTAGGTGGAGCTTACATCGTGATGAACCAACTCTTTGAAGTTTATCAAGGATTTGCAGACCTTGCCGAAGCAACGAATGTTGATATCAAGATAAGAGCGGATTCTTATTACAAGTTGTACGAGATGAACAAGCTACTCGATGATCCGAAAACAGCAAAGGATTACTTACAAAAGCTTAAAGAACTCAAACCAGATTACAGTATAAACTTTGATTCGGCTGAAAAAGAACTTGAGGATATGATTAAACAAAAAGAAGCACAAGCTACTCAGCAATCAACACAAACAACAAACGAATCTACACAGACAACAAACACTTCAACACAAACAACCACCAAATCCACACAAACGGCAAATAACAGATAA
- the murI gene encoding glutamate racemase has product MRIGLFDSGIGGLSVLKKLIETLPAHYIYVADTMRAPYGTKSRDTIETFSREIIGFLMERKVERIFAACNTSDSTMAKYRHAFKIPYHSIIQAGVNASKYERVAVIGTHTTVQSGIYKHALEERGKKVAQRPAQLFVSLVEEGIFYGNMVEAVVKFYLEPFRRFKPDELILGCTHFPFLKDIIARVMENVRIIDPADEMVREISHLVGSGKPFVEFYVTGNPEEFEKKLKKIGFRHPYQVKHLEVTELEQKVVYFERACDIDRVLGSG; this is encoded by the coding sequence ATGAGAATTGGACTATTCGATTCAGGAATAGGTGGTCTTTCTGTCTTAAAAAAATTAATTGAAACCCTACCGGCTCATTATATTTACGTTGCAGACACTATGCGTGCCCCATATGGTACAAAATCACGTGATACAATAGAAACTTTCAGTAGGGAAATCATTGGCTTTCTGATGGAGCGAAAAGTTGAGCGAATATTTGCAGCATGCAACACTTCCGATTCAACAATGGCGAAATATCGCCATGCTTTCAAAATACCGTATCACAGCATTATCCAAGCAGGTGTCAACGCCTCAAAATATGAGAGAGTTGCGGTCATAGGCACTCATACAACAGTTCAGAGCGGTATCTATAAGCACGCTCTTGAAGAAAGAGGAAAAAAGGTTGCTCAAAGACCCGCTCAGCTTTTCGTTTCATTGGTTGAAGAAGGTATATTCTATGGCAACATGGTTGAAGCCGTCGTTAAATTCTATCTAGAACCATTTCGAAGATTTAAACCCGACGAACTGATTCTTGGATGTACACATTTCCCATTCCTTAAGGACATAATAGCACGTGTTATGGAAAACGTTAGAATTATCGACCCCGCAGATGAAATGGTTAGAGAAATATCCCACCTTGTTGGCAGTGGAAAGCCGTTCGTCGAATTTTATGTAACTGGCAATCCAGAAGAGTTTGAGAAAAAGCTTAAAAAGATTGGATTCAGACATCCTTACCAAGTGAAACATCTTGAAGTCACAGAATTAGAACAGAAGGTGGTATACTTTGAAAGAGCTTGTGATATTGACAGGGTACTCGGGAGCGGGTAA
- the nrdR gene encoding transcriptional regulator NrdR, producing MRCPFCGYEDTRVLDSRELSEGRAIRRRRECPNCHARFTTYERYETGPITVIKKDGRREKFDRRKILNGLLKAFEKRPVTLEDIERIVDNVVSTLQKSGTVEVSTEQIGRIVMDELKKTDQVAYVRFASVYKDFREIDQFIEVIKELRQES from the coding sequence ATGAGGTGTCCATTCTGTGGATACGAAGATACAAGAGTGCTTGATTCAAGAGAACTTAGTGAAGGAAGGGCAATAAGACGTAGGAGGGAATGCCCGAATTGTCATGCGAGGTTTACCACGTATGAAAGATACGAAACTGGACCAATTACGGTTATAAAAAAAGATGGTAGAAGAGAGAAATTCGACAGAAGAAAGATACTAAACGGACTTTTGAAAGCCTTTGAAAAAAGGCCAGTTACATTGGAAGATATAGAAAGAATCGTAGATAACGTTGTTTCTACTTTGCAAAAAAGCGGAACGGTCGAGGTAAGCACTGAACAAATTGGCAGAATAGTTATGGATGAACTGAAGAAAACCGACCAAGTTGCCTATGTCCGTTTTGCATCTGTCTACAAAGACTTCAGAGAAATCGATCAGTTTATAGAGGTTATAAAAGAATTACGACAAGAATCATAA
- a CDS encoding SDR family NAD(P)-dependent oxidoreductase codes for MHWVITGANRGIGLALAKQLLFEGERLTVGVRTSMPFEHENLKVLKVDTSNPVSIEEFVSQIEEPIDVLINNAGVLIEERFPEVTEEGMLLSFKVNTMGPYMIVQESYKQGKLKDGAKIINISSILGSISSTGGTTSVPYSISKAALNMVTKLLAHKLKNMYVVSIHPGWVKTDMGGPEAPLLPEESAAGIIKVIRHLNQTGVFLDYTGKVIPW; via the coding sequence ATGCACTGGGTCATCACAGGTGCAAATAGGGGTATTGGACTAGCATTAGCAAAACAACTACTATTCGAAGGAGAACGATTGACCGTAGGTGTCAGAACCTCTATGCCATTCGAGCATGAAAACCTTAAAGTATTGAAAGTAGATACTTCCAATCCCGTTTCCATAGAAGAGTTCGTTTCACAAATAGAAGAACCTATAGACGTTCTCATAAACAATGCGGGGGTCCTCATCGAAGAACGGTTTCCCGAAGTCACAGAAGAAGGTATGCTTCTATCATTTAAAGTCAACACAATGGGTCCGTACATGATTGTACAAGAATCTTACAAACAAGGTAAACTTAAAGATGGGGCCAAGATAATAAATATCTCCAGTATCCTCGGTAGTATCTCAAGCACAGGTGGGACTACGTCCGTGCCGTATTCTATTTCAAAAGCTGCCCTAAACATGGTGACAAAATTGCTTGCTCATAAATTGAAGAATATGTACGTTGTTTCTATCCATCCAGGATGGGTAAAAACAGACATGGGTGGACCTGAGGCTCCTTTGCTGCCTGAGGAATCCGCTGCTGGCATAATTAAAGTAATTCGTCATTTGAACCAGACCGGAGTCTTCCTCGACTATACAGGTAAGGTTATCCCTTGGTAG
- a CDS encoding methyl-accepting chemotaxis protein: protein MKVLMKNLLIAVSGLFIISLIVAFMGAYRNVPGIEEFNDAKVIVNGEEKPFPYFIADKENNHYIMQIKIDGSRYKGKTLAFSVTANQYIKVYQDGMIIYSVSSEKGSVNPWHRYFPLILQGDVLIELSFISNGGIERKFYIGGHDNIIKFIERANAIEESMFYLGSGFMIALFIIVLLLAIALKENTFLYGAIVVISPLLTSIDEMNLFLYPFILWKKLAILGAALSMYFAYRFINEIFKRKPTKVEKVYILLYWLFFIPVILARNMTQLKSSYAIFYLYSLVLLLWILGILVKQVKTRQEQLVLFGFSAVIGATFLSLLSVANVVKIEFMFFNIGQLFFGLTIAIYVSARTIEVFRTTQNMNEAISKLMEEQTNYIQNLVASRDKVNELSTSSVNYFEEIEELYRNLGSSVKNAENALEKLQITVEYFENFLNEMVKTSSLLEETVDKSDKVMSDIISISESSKENFSEIENIVTNFNQMSSKLKLTFDELYNDFAKIKDISSLIKSISVQTNLLSLNASIEAARAGEAGKSFAVVANEIRKLANEASEFAERIENNITSISNRFEGFSEELLNLFKNVEIISESNRKFSEAIYQFFDSVQLLTHDFEKVEATFEKQSSEINNLKDSIYEITKISEELKQALELFGETQKKIEETFSIIMNQIVEVQKALKI from the coding sequence ATGAAAGTTTTGATGAAGAACTTACTTATAGCCGTGTCTGGTTTATTTATTATATCCCTAATAGTTGCATTCATGGGAGCTTACAGAAATGTTCCTGGGATAGAGGAATTTAATGATGCAAAAGTTATAGTTAATGGTGAAGAAAAGCCATTCCCTTACTTCATCGCAGACAAAGAGAACAACCATTACATCATGCAAATCAAGATAGATGGGTCCAGATACAAAGGGAAAACCCTAGCTTTTTCGGTAACAGCTAACCAGTATATAAAGGTTTATCAGGACGGTATGATAATCTATTCTGTTTCATCAGAAAAAGGCAGCGTTAACCCTTGGCATAGGTATTTTCCGCTAATCCTACAAGGGGATGTACTTATTGAGCTTTCTTTCATTTCAAATGGTGGCATTGAACGAAAATTCTACATAGGTGGGCATGATAATATTATCAAATTCATCGAACGTGCTAACGCCATTGAAGAATCGATGTTTTACTTAGGCTCAGGTTTTATGATAGCCCTTTTCATCATCGTACTCTTACTGGCAATTGCTCTCAAAGAGAACACCTTCCTATACGGAGCCATAGTTGTAATCTCACCACTATTGACAAGTATAGATGAGATGAACCTGTTTTTGTATCCTTTCATACTCTGGAAAAAACTAGCAATATTGGGTGCAGCGCTTAGTATGTATTTTGCGTACCGATTCATAAACGAAATTTTCAAAAGAAAACCTACAAAAGTCGAAAAGGTTTACATTTTGCTTTATTGGTTGTTCTTCATCCCGGTAATCTTAGCCAGAAATATGACACAGCTTAAGAGCTCTTATGCTATTTTCTACCTTTATTCTCTCGTTTTACTTTTGTGGATTCTTGGAATACTCGTTAAACAAGTAAAGACCAGACAAGAGCAACTGGTACTCTTTGGATTCTCAGCAGTTATAGGTGCAACGTTCTTATCTTTACTTTCTGTAGCCAACGTTGTTAAGATAGAATTTATGTTCTTCAACATAGGTCAACTTTTCTTTGGACTTACGATAGCCATATACGTTTCAGCAAGGACTATAGAAGTCTTTAGAACCACACAAAACATGAACGAAGCTATCAGTAAACTTATGGAGGAGCAAACAAACTATATTCAAAATCTTGTTGCATCTAGAGATAAAGTGAATGAACTTTCAACATCTTCCGTAAACTACTTTGAAGAAATCGAGGAACTATATAGAAACCTTGGTTCTTCTGTAAAAAATGCCGAAAACGCCCTCGAGAAACTACAAATTACAGTTGAATACTTCGAAAATTTCTTAAACGAAATGGTAAAGACCTCCTCATTGCTGGAAGAAACCGTTGACAAATCAGATAAAGTTATGTCCGACATCATCTCAATATCAGAAAGTAGCAAAGAAAACTTTTCTGAAATCGAAAATATCGTCACAAACTTCAATCAGATGAGCAGTAAATTGAAGTTAACATTCGATGAACTTTACAACGACTTTGCAAAAATAAAGGATATATCGAGCCTTATAAAATCTATATCAGTCCAAACAAACCTACTCTCTCTCAATGCATCTATCGAAGCAGCAAGAGCCGGAGAAGCAGGAAAAAGCTTTGCTGTAGTTGCTAATGAGATTAGAAAACTGGCAAACGAGGCATCTGAGTTTGCAGAACGAATAGAAAACAACATCACATCTATTTCTAACAGATTTGAAGGTTTTTCGGAAGAACTACTTAATTTGTTTAAAAATGTAGAAATTATAAGTGAAAGCAACAGAAAGTTCTCAGAAGCTATTTACCAATTCTTTGATAGTGTACAATTGCTAACCCATGATTTCGAAAAAGTAGAAGCAACCTTTGAAAAACAGTCGTCTGAAATCAACAATCTAAAAGACAGCATATACGAGATAACAAAAATCTCAGAAGAATTAAAACAAGCTCTTGAACTATTCGGTGAAACACAGAAGAAAATAGAAGAAACATTCTCCATTATCATGAACCAAATCGTAGAAGTTCAAAAAGCCCTGAAAATTTGA
- the whiA gene encoding DNA-binding protein WhiA: MKYTFSEEVKGELCQVEVLSQAEAQAELIGYLKGKGTYVKTSVDSYVLLEVGFIPAARRVMNLLHLLGIDKKKLTLIKNKLQRKRVQIFIPTDILEKLQLSILSMPKEIQEDIGLFGAFLRGFFVASGSVTDPAKNYHFELVSYSEQLLSFVDEKLEEFLGVIGKITKLRYNYRYYLKRGYDIQEVLELIGAIRAASHIEKITTSREIRADINRTLNFLSANAKRTGESNAKQLKIINEVIEKVGLENLPDELRKLVELRLEHEDLTLSELGELFEPPLTKSMVYNRFKKLEKLLERVKGSGE, encoded by the coding sequence GTGAAATACACATTCTCTGAAGAAGTTAAAGGTGAATTATGTCAGGTAGAAGTTCTCAGCCAAGCCGAAGCACAGGCTGAGCTTATTGGTTATTTAAAAGGTAAAGGTACGTATGTAAAAACCTCTGTTGATAGTTATGTTTTGCTTGAAGTTGGATTTATACCTGCAGCCAGAAGGGTTATGAATTTGTTACACCTTTTGGGTATAGACAAAAAGAAGCTAACACTAATAAAGAACAAGCTTCAACGTAAAAGAGTTCAGATTTTCATTCCGACAGATATACTTGAGAAACTCCAATTGTCCATTCTTTCAATGCCCAAAGAAATACAGGAGGATATTGGATTATTCGGTGCGTTCTTGAGAGGCTTCTTTGTTGCTTCTGGTTCTGTAACTGACCCAGCAAAGAACTACCATTTTGAACTTGTTTCGTATAGTGAGCAATTACTTTCTTTTGTTGACGAAAAATTGGAAGAATTCCTTGGGGTGATTGGAAAAATCACAAAGTTGAGGTATAATTATAGGTACTACTTAAAACGCGGATACGATATACAAGAAGTACTAGAACTGATTGGGGCAATTCGTGCTGCGTCCCATATAGAAAAAATAACAACATCTCGTGAAATAAGAGCGGATATAAACCGCACGCTTAATTTTTTAAGTGCTAATGCCAAACGAACTGGTGAAAGTAATGCAAAACAGCTAAAAATTATCAACGAAGTCATAGAAAAAGTAGGATTAGAAAACTTGCCTGATGAACTAAGAAAACTTGTGGAACTAAGATTAGAACATGAAGACCTCACTTTATCGGAACTTGGGGAACTCTTTGAACCACCGCTTACAAAAAGTATGGTATACAATAGGTTCAAAAAATTGGAAAAACTTCTGGAAAGGGTAAAAGGAAGTGGTGAGTAA